A region from the Desulfoglaeba alkanexedens ALDC genome encodes:
- a CDS encoding copper-translocating P-type ATPase produces MSKDNYHYHHEHHAAPRAGGATDRAGHDQHAGHSPKMFRDKFWLSLILTVPVVFWAPHIQMIFGYTAPEFPGSAGILPVLGTAVFLYGGLVFLQGAWRELRVRLPGMMTLISLAISVAFIFSWVVQLGFIQADAIWWELATLVTIMLLGHWIEMRSISQAQGALQELAKLLPDTATRVSEQGEETVSVSELREGDIVLVRPGESVPADGVVQKGTSDLNEAMITGESRPVKKAEGDEVIAATINGEGSLRIQVTGTGEKTKLSGIMRLVADAQTSKSRAQHLADRAARILTGVAIVAGVVTLVVWQLLGASIDFSIIRVVTVLVIACPHALGLAVPLVVAISTTLGARNGLLVRDRRGLEEARNLDTVIFDKTGTLTLGEFRVVEMSVVEGEDEENLLRVAAGVQAESEHPIARGIVKTALERNLEVPSADGFRALTGMGIAASVAGNEYRMGGPLLLQMEDAQVLDTLRIAAEAAAHRGQAAIYLFRNSQALAVFAVADAIREESREAIRALHARGIEVAMLTGDAQAVADAVAAELDIDTVFAQVLPEDKAAKVRELQAQDKKVAMVGDGVNDAPALATADIGIAIGAGTDVAVEAGHIVLVRSDPRDIPRIITLSAATYRKMLQNLWWAAGYNIVAIPLAAGVLASWGVLLTPAVGAVLMSVSTVVVAINAQLLKRVRL; encoded by the coding sequence ATGAGTAAAGATAACTACCACTATCATCACGAACACCACGCAGCGCCTCGCGCAGGCGGTGCAACGGACCGTGCAGGCCACGACCAGCACGCAGGCCATAGCCCGAAGATGTTCCGTGACAAGTTCTGGCTCTCCTTGATCCTGACCGTCCCCGTTGTCTTCTGGGCACCCCACATCCAGATGATTTTCGGTTACACGGCGCCCGAGTTCCCCGGCTCGGCAGGGATATTGCCTGTCCTCGGCACAGCCGTCTTTCTCTACGGGGGCTTGGTCTTCCTGCAAGGAGCATGGCGAGAACTGAGGGTGCGACTACCGGGGATGATGACCCTGATCTCCCTCGCCATCTCGGTGGCCTTCATTTTCTCGTGGGTGGTTCAGCTCGGGTTCATTCAGGCGGATGCCATCTGGTGGGAACTGGCCACTTTGGTAACCATCATGCTGCTGGGTCACTGGATCGAGATGCGCTCGATCTCGCAGGCGCAGGGTGCGCTCCAGGAACTCGCGAAACTACTTCCGGATACCGCGACCCGGGTCTCTGAGCAGGGCGAGGAGACAGTTTCGGTCAGCGAGCTGCGGGAGGGCGACATCGTGTTGGTCCGCCCCGGTGAGAGCGTGCCAGCGGACGGCGTGGTCCAGAAGGGCACGAGCGATCTCAACGAAGCCATGATTACCGGCGAGTCCAGGCCGGTAAAGAAGGCGGAAGGCGATGAGGTCATCGCTGCAACCATCAATGGTGAGGGTTCCCTGCGCATCCAGGTCACCGGCACAGGTGAAAAGACCAAGCTCTCAGGAATCATGCGGCTTGTGGCCGACGCGCAAACGTCCAAATCCCGGGCGCAACATCTGGCTGACCGGGCGGCCCGGATCCTGACTGGAGTTGCGATCGTCGCCGGCGTGGTCACGCTGGTGGTGTGGCAACTCCTTGGCGCATCCATCGACTTTTCCATTATTCGTGTGGTCACGGTTCTGGTTATCGCCTGCCCGCATGCTCTCGGCTTGGCCGTGCCGCTGGTTGTCGCTATATCGACGACCTTGGGTGCGCGCAACGGCCTGCTCGTGCGGGATCGCCGTGGGCTGGAGGAAGCCAGGAACCTAGATACCGTGATTTTCGACAAGACTGGGACACTCACATTGGGAGAGTTTCGGGTGGTGGAAATGTCGGTAGTCGAAGGGGAAGACGAAGAGAATTTGCTCCGGGTCGCGGCCGGGGTGCAAGCAGAGTCCGAACACCCGATTGCGCGTGGCATTGTAAAGACAGCGTTAGAGCGCAATCTTGAGGTGCCATCGGCGGATGGATTCCGGGCGCTTACCGGAATGGGGATCGCGGCATCAGTCGCGGGTAACGAGTACCGTATGGGTGGGCCCTTACTCCTGCAAATGGAAGATGCGCAGGTGTTGGACACGTTGCGCATCGCAGCAGAGGCAGCCGCTCATCGCGGCCAGGCCGCCATTTACCTGTTCAGGAACAGCCAAGCCCTGGCGGTCTTCGCAGTGGCCGATGCCATCCGCGAGGAGAGCAGGGAGGCCATCCGCGCGCTACATGCCCGGGGCATCGAAGTGGCCATGCTCACCGGCGATGCGCAGGCGGTCGCGGATGCCGTCGCCGCCGAACTGGACATTGACACCGTGTTCGCGCAGGTGCTGCCGGAGGACAAGGCCGCCAAGGTCCGCGAACTGCAAGCGCAGGATAAGAAGGTCGCAATGGTCGGCGACGGTGTGAACGATGCCCCGGCTCTGGCCACGGCTGATATCGGAATTGCGATCGGCGCCGGCACCGATGTCGCAGTGGAGGCCGGCCATATCGTGCTGGTGCGGTCCGACCCGCGCGACATACCCAGGATCATCACGCTGTCCGCAGCCACTTATCGCAAGATGCTCCAGAATCTATGGTGGGCAGCGGGCTACAACATCGTCGCGATTCCCCTAGCCGCAGGGGTGCTCGCCTCGTGGGGTGTGCTTCTAACCCCAGCCGTCGGTGCGGTCCTCATGTCGGTGAGCACAGTGGTGGTCGCGATAAACGCCCAGCTTCTGAAGCGGGTGCGACTATGA